The following are from one region of the Silene latifolia isolate original U9 population chromosome 9, ASM4854445v1, whole genome shotgun sequence genome:
- the LOC141601669 gene encoding uncharacterized protein LOC141601669: MAIRDDVEYCDGTTKPWKDDKDAMRAEIGQILYIVKNIATVLAKKQKKKNGDASSTEGESDEERPKGNKKKKNDDDKGLKLDIPKFDGDLDAEKFLDWIRQAERILDYKDYDESNQFKFATFKLTKYVSLWYENLKKQRKRDRKPKIETWEKLKKHLMKRFMPRDYEQDNYLKPTSLAQEGLNVADYVKEFEKLSIDCDLEEKEELRTSRFIRGLNPTLQQRVCRLALKFEKQDKGKKSYSRDYSKGSSSYSIPTATTSSSKETRKEDPKDKGKVTAVETKDARLRRCLKCQVYGHIANECPQRRALTNQELVDLVPNFVLPEPEWSSVVQEEENSDGEVHIIDPYSDEEKKVLVIRSLHTEAAHVEEEQRERLFHSRCKVNNQLCNLIVDSGSYTNVVSRELVDNLNLPTKNHPKPYKLHWLNGNNGILVKKQALVSLKLGPYEDEILSDVIPMNACHILLGRPWQFDRRVEHDGREASAVEEVLAQGERAYVLVVQDLESVGESNHQGVQGLLDEFMDVFPEELPYGLPPLRGIEHRIDLIPGAALPNKPAYRCNPEEANELQRQVQELIDRGKNEEEHKQHLRAVFEVMRKQKLFGKLEKCTFMVPSVVFLGYNVGKEGVSMDLSTVDAIQAWPIPKSTTEVRSFHGLTSFYRRFIQGFSSIMAPITELTKKGEFVWTTSAQKAFEEVISKLCSGPSLALSDFDKLFEVECDASGVGIGAVLVQEKRPIAYFSETLGGARLNYSTYDKEFYAIMRALDHWSHYLRPKPFVLHSDHEALKHIHGQQKLNLRHAKWVEFL, from the exons ATGGCTATTAGAGATGATGTCGAATATTGCGACGGTACAACAAAACCATGGAAGGACGACAAGGATGCGATGAGAGCAGAAATTGGCCAGATCTTATATATTGTAAAGAACATAGCGACGGTGTTGGCTAAGAAGCAGAAGAAGAAAAATGGTGATGCATCCAGCACCGAGGGTGAGTCCGACGAAGAAAGGCCGAAGGggaataagaagaaaaaaaacgATGATGATAAAGGCCTTAAACTCGACATACCCAAGTTTGATGGAGATCTAGATGCTGAAAAGTTTCTGGATTGGATTCGTCAAGCAGAGAGGATATTGGATTACAAAGACTACGATGAGAGTAACCAATTTAAGTTTGCTACTTTTAAATTAACCAAGTATGTGTCTTTGTGGTACGAAAATCTGAAAAAACAACGAAAAAGGGATAGAAAACCTAAAATCGAGACTTGGGAAAAATTGAAGAAGCATTTGATGAAACGGTTTATGCCTAGAGACTATGAGCAGGACAACTATTTGAAGCCGACATCTTTAGCACAAGAGGGCTTGAACGTTGCTGATTATGTGAAAGAATTTGAGAAGTTGAGCATTGATTGCGATTTGGAAGAGAAAGAAGAATTGAGGACATCACGATTTATTCGAGGCCTCAATCCAACGCTTCAACAACGGGTTTGTAGGTTGGCTCTTAAATTCGAGAAGCAAGATAAGGGCAAGAAATCCTATTCTCGTGATTATTCAAAGGGTTCGAGTTCTTATTCGATACCAACAGCTACCACATCTAGTAGCAAGGAGACACGAAAAGAAGACCCAAAAGACAAGGGCAAGGTTACGGCGGTTGAAACAAAGGATGCGAGATTGAGGAGGTGTTTGAAGTGCCAGGTATATGGACACATTGCCAACGAATGTCCGCAAAGGAGAGCCCTAACGAATCAAGAATTGGTGGACTTAGTTCCGAACTTTGTACTCCCCGAACCAGAATGGAGTTCAGTTGTGCAAGAAGAGGAAAATAGCGATGGAGAGGTACATATTATTGATCCTTATAGTGATGAGGAGAAGAAGGTGTTGGTAATCCGAAGTCTCCACACCGAGGCTGCTCACGTTGAAGAGGAGCAAAGGGAACGATTGTTTCACTCTCGTTGTAAGGTAAACAATCAGCTTTGCAATCTTATTGTTGATAGCGGTTCTTACACTAATGTCGTATCTAGGGAACTCGTTGACAATCTGAATTTGCCTACTAAAAATCACCCTAAACCGTATAAATTGCATTGGCTTAATGGGAATAACGGGATCTTAGTTAAGAAACAGGCCTTAGTTTCTTTGAAATTAGGACCATATGAAGATGAAATATTATCTGACGTGATTCCAATGAATGCTTGTCATATATTGTTGGGAAGGCCATGGCAATTTGATCGTAGGGTTGAGCATGACGGCAGGG AAGCAAGTGCAGTAGAGGAGGTCCTCGCTCAAGGAGAACGAGCATATGTGCTGGTTGTCCAAGACTTGGAGTCCGTTGGTGAGAGTAACCACCAAGGAGTGCAGGGGTTACTTGACGAGTTCATGGATGTATTTCCCGAGGAGTTACCATATGGGTTACCTCCATTGCGGGGAATTGAACATCGCATTGACTTGATTCCCGGAGCTGCTTTGCCTAATAAACCAGCTTATCGGTGTAATCCCGAGGAAGCTAATGAATTACAAAGGCAAGTACAGGAACTAATTGATCGTGG CAAAAATGAAGAAGAGCACAAGCAACATCTTAGGGCTGTATTCGAAGTTATGCGAAAACAGAAACTATTTGGCAAGCTTGAGAAGTGTACGTTTATGGTGCCGAGTGTAGTGTTTCTTGGTTATAATGTTGGTAAAGAGGGTGTGAGTATGGACCTATCCACGGTCGACGCAATTCAGGCATGGCCGATTCCTAAATCGACTACAGAGGTGCGAAGTTTCCATGGATTAACATCATTCTATAGGCGATTCATTCAAGGGTTCAGTTCCATCATGGCCCCAATTACAGAACTGACCAAGAAAGGGGAGTTCGTGTGGACTACTAGCGCCCAAAAGGCGTTTGAAGAAGTAATTAGTAAGTTGTGTTCCGGACCTAGTTTAGCACTTTCTGATTTCGACAAGTTGTTTGAGGTCGAATGTGATGCGAGTGGCGTTGGAATTGGCGCTGTATTGGTACAAGAGAAAAGGCCGATTGCATATTTCAGTGAGACGCTAGGTGGAGCAAGGTTGAACTACTCAACTTACGACAAAGAGTTCTATGCCATTATGAGAGCATTGGatcattggagtcactatttgCGACCTAAGCCTTTTGTATTACATTCTGATCATGAGGCGTTGAAACATATACATGGGCAGCAAAAGTTGAACCtaaggcatgctaaatgggtcgAATTTTTATAG